In the genome of Mycobacterium kansasii ATCC 12478, one region contains:
- a CDS encoding LeuA allosteric (dimerization) domain-containing protein, with protein MTFPALDGDPASGPAQPTAGAWFAERFGADVPRGLREQAAVMSWQRFVATYGHTAGPVRLGHWECTDPDRPAGRLGPQARNFRAMIAVAGRISTSTAAAGGPIAALTAMLHDRGITVETLKFHQMHSDGGTATFVCGSDGIASEWAMGWSRDPTQSALRALITCANRLLTP; from the coding sequence ATGACTTTCCCAGCCCTCGACGGCGACCCGGCCAGTGGTCCGGCGCAGCCGACCGCCGGCGCCTGGTTTGCCGAGCGCTTCGGCGCGGACGTGCCGCGAGGTCTGCGGGAACAGGCCGCAGTCATGTCTTGGCAACGCTTCGTCGCGACCTACGGTCATACCGCCGGCCCAGTTCGGTTGGGGCACTGGGAGTGTACGGATCCGGATCGGCCTGCCGGGCGACTCGGCCCGCAGGCCCGGAATTTCCGGGCCATGATCGCGGTCGCGGGTCGTATCAGCACGTCGACCGCGGCCGCCGGCGGCCCGATCGCGGCTCTCACAGCGATGTTGCACGACCGCGGGATCACCGTGGAGACATTGAAGTTCCACCAGATGCACTCCGATGGAGGCACCGCCACCTTCGTCTGCGGCAGCGATGGGATCGCCAGCGAGTGGGCAATGGGCTGGTCGCGCGATCCGACTCAATCCGCGCTGCGTGCGCTGATCACGTGCGCCAACCGGCTGCTCACCCCATGA